A genomic window from Salvia hispanica cultivar TCC Black 2014 chromosome 5, UniMelb_Shisp_WGS_1.0, whole genome shotgun sequence includes:
- the LOC125189919 gene encoding uncharacterized protein LOC125189919 — protein MLLRIGPTSSHLLRSTPSPFTSKSLKHKNPQIEKGIDRRGRAAASEPSLQLLRGAAAAGHRTSSSALLRSRKKREGIASVNPSPSRRLLPSGVHTPPPESSRAPRPFARLLPLLLLGEARGAAASRYCISFNAVAVGLGGQQAAAKKAGVQGLFWRSKNGSFDLPLLGEGEAWLPRCCPEMACCPGPDGLI, from the exons ATGCTTTTG agAATTGGCCCAACTTCTTCTCATCTCCTTCGGTCAACTCCTTCCCCATTCACTTCAAAATCcctaaaacacaaaaatccCCAAATCGAAAAGGGGATCGATCGCAGAGGAAGAGCAGCGGCTTCGGAGCCATCACTCCAGCTCCTCCGCGGTGCTGCCGCCGCTGGTCACAGAACCAGCTCCTCCGCGTTGCTGCGCAGTCGGAAGAAGAGGGAAGGCATCGCCTCTGTGAATCCTTCTCCCTCTCGGCGACTGCTCCCTTCCGGCGTTCACACACCACCGCCGGAGTCCAGCAGAGCCCCTCGTCCCTTCGCGAGGCTTCTGCCTCTGCTGCTGCTCGGCGAGGCTCGAGGCGCCGCCGCTTCGCGCTACTGCATCTCCTTCAACGCCGTCGCCGTCGGTCTCGGCGGTCAACAGGCAGCAGCTAA GAAAGCTGGTGTGCAGGGGCTGTTTTGGAGGAGCAAGAATGGCAGCTTTGACTTGCCTCTTTTGG GTGAGGGAGAAGCTTGGCTGCCACGTTGCTGTCCAGAAATGGCTTGCTGCCCTGGGCCCGACGGGCTGATCTAA
- the LOC125189920 gene encoding protein FAR1-RELATED SEQUENCE 9-like codes for MERYGLANNDWFSSMFASRKFWVPAFFRDFPMSSLIKTTSLSESQNSFFKRYSKCRANLMLFYMNYNHALEAQRSNSAKLEYYDSTKVPILRTELEIEKHASTIYSGSAFNAIQEEIVYACFSLSCSTLGMSTNRENEVYNINDKDSNSWTVTYSIGDDTYLCGCKKFERLGLLCSHIFCVLKYKFVKLIPENLRGWRWLKSQFVKPIHGGFCDDEEIFSVVDEKKIAFKNLYALFFEIAQSIEGNIDQINAFTAIIEEGKKQLFGSVVLSSTEKRALIENFYGSQVPNIIEVHPPNVVSTKGSGSRRKSKKESAIKLAMKPGRKCGNCHVIGHHDSRNCKKVNEKTKQRQ; via the coding sequence ATGGAAAGATATGGGCTGGCCAATAATGACTGGTTTTCATCAATGTTTGCATCTAGAAAGTTTTGGGTTCCAGCCTTTTTCCGTGATTTTCCGATGAGCTCGTTGATAAAGACAACATCTTTGTCTGAATCACAGAATAGCTTCTTTAAAAGGTACTCAAAGTGTCGGGCTAACCTTATGCTATTTTATATGAACTATAACCATGCTTTGGAGGCTCAAAGAAGTAATAGCGCAAAGCTTGAATACTATGATTCAACAAAAGTGCCTATATTGCGAACAGAATTGGAAATTGAGAAACATGCATCAACGATATATAGTGGTAGTGCTTTTAATGCAATTCAAGAGGAGATAGTTTATGCATGTTTCTCTTTGTCTTGTTCAACTCTAGGAATGTCTACCAATAGAGAGAATGAAGTATATAACATAAATGACAAGGATTCAAACTCATGGACAGTGACTTACTCCATTGGCGATGACACCTATTTGTGTGGATGTAAAAAGTTTGAAAGACTTGGTCTATTGTGCAgccatatattttgtgtgttgaaaTATAAGTTTGTTAAGTTGATACCCGAGAATTTGCGTGGATGGAGATGGTTGAAGTCACAGTTTGTGAAGCCAATACATGGAGGTTTTTgtgatgatgaagaaatattctCTGTTGTGGACGAGAAGAAGATTGCATTTAAAAACTTGTATGCATTATTCTTTGAAATAGCACAAAGTATTGAAGGGAACATTGACCAAATCAATGCATTTACTGCAATTATTGAAGAAGGTAAGAAGCAGCTTTTCGGAAGTGTTGTTCTGTCTTCGACAGAGAAAAGAGCATTGATTGAGAACTTCTATGGCTCACAAGTTCCAAACATTATTGAAGTTCATCCTCCTAATGTTGTCAGTACAAAGGGAAGTGGAAGTAGGAGAAAATCGAAGAAGGAGTCGGCAATAAAGTTAGCAATGAAACCAGGCCGAAAGTGTGGAAATTGTCATGTGATTGGACACCATGATTCGAGGAACTGCAAAAAGGTGAATGAGAAGACAAAACAGAGGCAGTGA
- the LOC125189921 gene encoding protein FAR1-RELATED SEQUENCE 5-like translates to MTLDRALDFYNNYARYVGFDTRKKGSKKEKDVITWIYVVCSREGTKQRKNEQHEVKRKCSSIKCFCNAKVSWKFFMGVGYVIQSFVEEHNHEMVEERHKRFMKLNRNLDLVHQKFILDCANANIGPTLSFSLLKEVLGGLDYVGCTVLEVRNYRRDLRAYVEGADAQMLLNEMRRKKELCGAFTYEFEVNSKDRLTRLFWCDPTAKRNYHLYGDIVSFDTTYSTNRYCMIFAPFTGKDNHGRPVTFAAGLLSKENADSFSWLFKQFVKCMGVAPKLIVTDQDLGMKVAIAEVLLSTRHRWCMWHIMNKVADKLPKNMLGSEELKKELNACVWSELIEPMHLKNLGML, encoded by the exons ATGACCCTTGATCGTGCATTGGACTTCTACAACAATTATGCTCGATATGTTGGGTTTGACACCCGTAAGAAGGgatcaaaaaaggaaaaagatgtCATTACTTGGATTTATGTGGTGTGTAGCCGAGAAGGTacaaagcaaagaaaaaatgaacaacATGAGGTGAAACGCAAGTGTTCTTCTATTAAGTGCTTTTGTAATGCTAAAGTGTCTTGGAAGTTTTTTATGGGTGTTGGTTATGTTATACAAAGTTTTGTTGAAGAACATAATCACGAGATGGTTGAGGAACGCCATAAGCGTTTTATGAAGTTGAACCGCAATTTGGATTTAGTCCATCAGAAATTCATACTTGATTGCGCTAATGCAAATATCGGTCCAACTTTAAGTTTTAGCTTACTCAAGGAAGTACTTGGTGGATTAGATTATGTAGGGTGTACTGTTTTAGAAGTGCGCAACTACAGACGCGACCTTAGAGCATACGTGGAAGGAGCTGATGCACAAATGCTATTAAATGAGATGCGCAGGAAGAAGGAACTTTGTGGAGCATTTACCTATGAATTTGAGGTCAACTCAAAGGATAGACTGACACGTTTGTTTTGGTGTGATCCAACTGCCAAGAGAAATTATCATTTGTATGGTgatattgtttcttttgataCGACATACTCAACAAATAG GTACTGCATGATATTTGCTCCTTTTACGGGCAAGGATAATCATGGTCGCCCTGTGACATTTGCTGCTGGCCTTTTGTCCAAGGAAAATGCCGACTCCTTTTCATGGTTATTTAAACAATTTGTGAAATGTATGGGTGTGGCTCCGAAGCTAATCGTAACCGACCAAGACTTAGGAATGAAAGTTGCTATTGCAGAGGTTCTTCTTAGTACGAGACACAGGTGGTGCATGTGGCATATAATGAATAAAGTTGCTGACAAATTGCCAAAGAACATGCTTGGTAGTGAAGAACTAAAGAAGGAATTGAATGCATGTGTTTGGTCGGAGTTGATAGAGCCGATGCATTTGAAGAATCTTGGCATGCTATAA